A genomic stretch from Schaalia odontolytica includes:
- a CDS encoding ABC transporter permease, with protein MSDKIPSANITRTRAGQDHYVSDIDETGLGAVDAVADEGAPSSMWGEAWKRLRRRPTFWIAAFIIALAALLALFPSLFTATDPKFCELSSSLAGPSAGHPFGFDKQGCDIYARVVYGARASVSVGILTTLAVVLIGGTIGALAGYFGGWFDALLSRITDVFFAIPLLLAAIVFMQMFKGSRSIAMVVIVLSMFGWTSIARITRGSVLSAKNEEFVTAARATGASRARILLSHIIPNSMAPIIVYATVALGTFIVSEASLSFMGIGLPTSVVSWGADISSAQTSLRTNPMVLFYPGAALALTVLSFIMMGDAVREALDPKARK; from the coding sequence ATGAGTGACAAGATTCCTTCCGCCAACATCACCCGCACCCGCGCGGGCCAGGACCACTACGTCTCCGACATCGACGAGACCGGCCTCGGCGCCGTCGACGCGGTCGCCGACGAGGGCGCGCCCTCGTCCATGTGGGGTGAGGCCTGGAAGCGCCTGCGCCGCCGCCCGACCTTCTGGATCGCCGCGTTCATCATCGCGCTCGCCGCGCTCCTCGCGCTCTTCCCCTCGCTCTTTACCGCGACAGACCCGAAGTTCTGCGAACTCTCCTCGTCTCTCGCCGGCCCCTCCGCCGGACACCCCTTCGGCTTCGACAAGCAGGGCTGCGACATCTACGCCCGCGTCGTCTACGGTGCCCGCGCATCCGTGTCCGTCGGCATCCTCACAACCCTCGCCGTCGTGCTGATCGGCGGCACCATCGGCGCCCTGGCAGGCTACTTCGGCGGCTGGTTCGACGCTCTGCTCTCACGCATCACCGACGTGTTCTTCGCGATCCCGCTGCTCCTCGCAGCGATCGTGTTCATGCAGATGTTCAAGGGCTCGCGCTCCATCGCCATGGTCGTCATCGTCCTGTCCATGTTCGGCTGGACCTCCATCGCGCGCATCACCCGCGGCTCGGTCCTATCCGCCAAGAACGAAGAATTCGTGACGGCGGCCCGCGCGACCGGCGCATCCCGCGCACGCATCCTCCTGAGCCACATCATCCCCAACTCGATGGCCCCCATCATCGTGTACGCAACCGTCGCGCTGGGCACCTTCATCGTGTCCGAGGCCTCCCTGTCCTTCATGGGCATCGGCCTGCCGACGTCGGTCGTCTCCTGGGGCGCTGACATCTCGTCCGCTCAGACGTCCCTGCGCACCAACCCGATGGTCCTGTTCTACCCGGGCGCGGCCCTGGCCCTGACCGTCCTCAGCTTCATCATGATGGGCGACGCCGTGCGCGAAGCCCTCGACCCGAAGGCACGCAAGTGA
- a CDS encoding dipeptide ABC transporter ATP-binding protein: MSETNTPQLSDKEMEEIVERAVAASTAPASSDIHPDDAQPLLKITDLEVTFTSSTGVVPAVRGANLTIYPGQTVAIVGESGSGKSTTAAAVIGLLPGTGKVAGGKIEFDGRDITHLTTSEWVELRGSSIGLVPQDPMSNLNPVLRVGKQVKEALIANEVVPRSEVGQRVTALLEEAGLPDAERRAKQFPHEFSGGMRQRALIAIGMAAHPKLLIADEPTSALDVTVQRRILDHLGKLTAEMGTAVLFITHDLGLAAERAEQLVVMHRGRIVESGPALEILQHPQHPYTKRLVSAAPSLASARIESAHKRGIAVTDEELVGAGKGATSTDAIIRVENLTKEFDIRGAKKGNDTFLAVDDVSFELRRGTTLAVVGESGSGKSTAANMVLQLLTPTKGKVYFDGQDTSQMSEAELFRLRRRLQAVFQNPYGSLDPMYSIYRLIEEPLKIHGYGSLEYARAEIKRAEATGREAEEWMRALVEAADGKRSLTDAEKREFNPKKLRIQRASELLDMVALPRSAMRRYPNELSGGQRQRVAVARALALNPEVIVLDEAVSALDVLVQNQILYLLNDLQAQLGLSYLFITHDLAVVRQIADDVIVMEKGKLVEANTTDELFNNPVQAYTRELIEAVPGRNIQLNL, translated from the coding sequence GTGAGCGAAACGAACACCCCCCAGCTCTCCGACAAGGAGATGGAAGAGATCGTCGAACGAGCCGTCGCCGCCAGCACGGCCCCGGCCTCGTCCGACATTCACCCGGATGACGCGCAGCCCCTGCTCAAGATCACGGACCTGGAGGTCACCTTCACCTCCTCGACCGGCGTCGTCCCCGCCGTGCGCGGCGCGAACCTGACGATCTACCCCGGCCAGACCGTCGCCATCGTCGGCGAGTCCGGCTCCGGTAAGTCCACGACCGCCGCCGCCGTCATCGGCCTGCTGCCGGGCACCGGCAAGGTCGCGGGCGGAAAGATCGAGTTTGACGGGCGCGACATCACCCACCTGACCACCAGTGAGTGGGTGGAGCTGCGCGGATCCAGCATCGGCCTCGTCCCCCAGGACCCGATGAGTAACCTCAACCCCGTGCTCCGCGTGGGCAAGCAGGTCAAGGAAGCCCTCATCGCGAACGAGGTCGTGCCCCGCTCCGAGGTCGGACAGCGCGTCACCGCCCTCCTGGAGGAAGCCGGCCTGCCCGACGCGGAACGCCGCGCCAAGCAGTTCCCTCACGAGTTCTCCGGCGGCATGCGCCAGCGCGCGCTCATCGCCATCGGCATGGCCGCCCACCCCAAGCTGCTGATCGCCGACGAGCCGACCTCCGCCCTGGACGTCACCGTCCAGCGACGCATCCTGGACCACCTCGGCAAGCTCACCGCCGAGATGGGCACCGCCGTCCTGTTCATTACGCACGACCTCGGCCTGGCGGCCGAGCGCGCCGAGCAGCTCGTCGTCATGCACCGCGGCCGCATCGTCGAGTCCGGCCCCGCCCTGGAGATCCTCCAGCACCCCCAGCACCCCTACACGAAGCGTCTCGTGTCCGCCGCGCCCTCCCTGGCCTCGGCGCGCATCGAGTCCGCGCACAAGCGGGGAATCGCGGTCACCGACGAAGAACTCGTCGGTGCCGGCAAGGGTGCGACCTCCACGGACGCCATCATCCGCGTCGAGAACCTCACGAAGGAATTCGACATCCGCGGCGCCAAGAAGGGCAACGACACCTTCCTGGCCGTCGACGACGTCTCCTTCGAGCTGCGCCGAGGCACGACCCTTGCGGTCGTCGGCGAGTCCGGCTCCGGCAAATCCACCGCCGCGAACATGGTGCTCCAGCTCCTGACACCCACGAAGGGCAAAGTCTACTTCGATGGGCAGGACACCTCGCAGATGAGCGAGGCGGAGCTCTTCCGCCTGCGCCGCCGCCTCCAGGCCGTCTTCCAGAACCCGTACGGCTCCCTGGATCCCATGTACTCGATCTACCGCCTGATCGAAGAGCCGCTGAAGATCCACGGATACGGCTCCCTGGAGTACGCGCGCGCCGAGATTAAGCGTGCCGAGGCCACGGGCCGTGAGGCCGAAGAGTGGATGCGCGCCCTCGTCGAGGCCGCCGACGGGAAGCGTTCGCTAACCGACGCTGAGAAGCGCGAGTTCAACCCAAAGAAACTGCGCATCCAGCGAGCCTCCGAGCTGCTCGACATGGTGGCCCTGCCTCGCTCCGCGATGCGCCGCTACCCCAACGAGCTCTCCGGCGGTCAGCGCCAGCGCGTGGCCGTTGCCCGCGCCCTCGCACTCAACCCGGAGGTCATCGTCCTGGACGAGGCCGTGTCCGCCCTGGACGTGCTGGTGCAGAACCAGATCCTGTACCTGCTCAACGACCTGCAGGCGCAGCTGGGCCTGTCCTACCTGTTCATCACGCACGACCTGGCCGTCGTCCGCCAGATCGCTGACGACGTGATCGTCATGGAGAAGGGCAAGCTCGTCGAGGCCAACACGACGGACGAGCTGTTCAACAACCCGGTCCAGGCATACACGCGCGAGCTGATCGAGGCCGTCCCCGGCCGCAACATCCAGCTCAACCTGTGA
- a CDS encoding ABC transporter ATP-binding protein, translated as MNTTTPTVQAHSLHQSFGTVDALRDVSLTLVPGEIVALLGVNGAGKSTLLDIILGLARPVSGDVSVYGMSPREAVRRSLVGAMLQSGSLPRDGSVRSTIALVASMHANPVPTDELLERADLTRLATRSLSKLSGGERQRVRLALALAGNPDFIILDEPTAGMDALARRKFWDTMREETVSGRTLLFATHYLTEARKEADRIVILDEGRIVLDAPTEEVVARGEDLEDVFERIASHSDAE; from the coding sequence ATGAACACGACAACACCCACCGTACAGGCACACTCGCTCCACCAGTCATTCGGCACGGTCGACGCCCTTCGCGACGTCAGCCTCACCCTCGTCCCCGGCGAGATCGTCGCCCTCCTGGGCGTCAACGGCGCGGGCAAGAGCACGCTTTTGGACATCATCCTCGGCCTGGCACGCCCCGTCTCGGGGGACGTCAGCGTCTACGGCATGAGCCCGCGAGAGGCCGTGCGCCGCTCGCTCGTGGGCGCGATGCTCCAGTCCGGGTCACTGCCCCGCGACGGCAGCGTTCGCTCCACCATCGCCCTGGTCGCCTCGATGCACGCCAACCCCGTTCCCACGGATGAACTCCTGGAGCGGGCCGACCTGACAAGACTCGCCACCCGCAGCCTCTCCAAGCTCTCCGGCGGCGAACGCCAGCGCGTGCGCCTGGCCCTCGCCCTGGCAGGAAACCCCGACTTCATCATCCTCGACGAGCCCACCGCCGGCATGGACGCCCTCGCCCGCCGCAAGTTCTGGGACACGATGCGCGAAGAGACCGTCTCCGGGCGCACGCTCCTCTTCGCCACCCACTACCTGACCGAGGCGCGCAAGGAAGCCGACCGCATCGTCATCCTTGACGAGGGGCGCATCGTCCTGGACGCCCCCACCGAGGAGGTCGTCGCCCGCGGCGAGGACCTTGAGGACGTCTTCGAGCGCATCGCCTCCCACTCCGACGCCGAGTGA
- a CDS encoding ABC transporter permease produces the protein MTAQATPARTTNRTIPGPFTGAGRLWFTTFRSHILNPWNMAFALVLPLFMYAMFGMTDTARNTLTARGNVAAAMIVMMTTYGVLLVGGSLGATVSVERTTGISRMYALTPIQPWVILLARLGALMVLSAFITAIAFGFGIATGAHMAAVTWAESAAVVIALSALGALIGLACGYTIKGENAYSASAFIMVFSAFASGMFMPLDQMPSFVAHVAPFTPFYGVVQAVYAVSGGNPMTASAWLNIAAWTLIPALIAWWGASHDTNR, from the coding sequence ATGACCGCTCAAGCCACACCCGCACGCACAACCAACCGCACCATCCCCGGCCCCTTCACGGGAGCGGGACGACTGTGGTTCACCACCTTCCGATCCCACATCCTCAACCCGTGGAACATGGCCTTCGCGCTGGTTCTGCCCCTCTTCATGTACGCCATGTTCGGGATGACCGACACCGCCCGAAACACGCTCACCGCGCGCGGCAACGTCGCCGCCGCGATGATCGTCATGATGACCACCTACGGCGTCCTCCTGGTGGGCGGATCGCTGGGAGCCACCGTGTCCGTGGAGCGCACAACCGGCATCTCACGCATGTACGCACTCACCCCCATCCAACCGTGGGTGATCCTCCTGGCCCGGCTCGGCGCCCTCATGGTCCTGAGCGCGTTCATCACGGCCATCGCCTTCGGCTTCGGGATCGCCACAGGGGCCCACATGGCGGCCGTCACCTGGGCTGAAAGCGCCGCCGTCGTCATCGCCCTGTCCGCGCTCGGAGCCCTCATCGGCCTGGCATGCGGCTACACCATCAAGGGCGAGAACGCCTACAGCGCCTCGGCGTTCATCATGGTATTCAGCGCCTTCGCGTCGGGCATGTTCATGCCCCTCGACCAGATGCCGTCCTTCGTCGCCCACGTCGCCCCCTTCACCCCCTTCTACGGCGTGGTGCAGGCCGTCTATGCGGTCAGCGGGGGCAACCCGATGACCGCCTCGGCATGGCTCAACATCGCGGCATGGACGCTCATCCCAGCGCTCATCGCCTGGTGGGGCGCCTCGCACGACACCAACCGCTAG
- a CDS encoding sensor histidine kinase has product MKERLISLAWAAPWMLFLGFPISSALDMPNRLEGAGVIGACLLLAVANAATWLTNPPPGRNSFTRPFVISHVCLAAVSVIYALYAWWVGLPYAYMMFSYLLVAWIFQAPLRYLLPGTVPIGVLAAVTALAEGNPLWMLVYLALLGVLVGGARAGMERSAREHLRRQDAIARAKSTERARLSTDLHDILGHSLTGITMVSELAGRLLDAGRVEEAREQIRAITIQSNEALADVRRIVAATRALSPTEELDEARSLLEVARIDADITNEGEPPSGSRAAAAAHVIREGVTNAILHARPSRVQIRLSSDGVTVTNNGYTASYAASTAGAGSGLSGLTELVGDEGTLTWGASGSVWTLTLSFEAAPDPHAS; this is encoded by the coding sequence ATGAAAGAGCGACTGATCTCCCTCGCGTGGGCGGCCCCATGGATGCTGTTCCTCGGGTTCCCCATCTCCTCGGCCCTTGACATGCCCAACAGGCTTGAGGGCGCGGGAGTCATCGGCGCGTGCCTGCTCCTCGCGGTGGCCAACGCGGCCACGTGGCTGACGAATCCCCCTCCGGGACGCAACTCCTTCACAAGGCCATTCGTGATCTCTCACGTGTGCCTGGCCGCCGTCTCCGTGATCTACGCCCTCTACGCCTGGTGGGTCGGGCTCCCCTACGCCTACATGATGTTCTCCTACCTGCTGGTCGCGTGGATCTTCCAGGCCCCCCTGCGCTACCTGCTCCCGGGCACCGTCCCGATCGGCGTCCTCGCCGCCGTCACCGCGCTCGCGGAAGGAAACCCGCTGTGGATGCTCGTGTACCTGGCCCTGCTGGGTGTTCTCGTCGGCGGGGCACGCGCAGGCATGGAGCGGTCGGCGCGCGAGCACCTGCGTCGCCAGGACGCGATAGCGCGCGCGAAGTCCACCGAGCGGGCACGCCTGAGCACGGACCTGCACGACATCCTCGGGCACTCACTGACAGGCATCACGATGGTCTCCGAGCTGGCTGGCCGCCTCCTGGACGCGGGGCGCGTGGAGGAGGCGCGCGAACAGATTCGCGCGATCACCATCCAGTCGAACGAGGCCTTGGCCGACGTCCGCCGTATCGTGGCGGCCACGCGGGCCCTGTCCCCCACCGAGGAGCTGGATGAGGCCCGTTCGCTCCTGGAGGTTGCCCGCATCGACGCCGACATTACGAACGAGGGTGAGCCTCCGTCGGGGTCCCGCGCGGCCGCTGCCGCCCACGTGATCCGCGAGGGCGTGACCAACGCGATCTTGCACGCTCGCCCCTCGCGGGTTCAGATCCGCCTCTCTTCTGACGGCGTGACTGTCACGAACAACGGCTACACGGCCTCCTACGCTGCGTCGACGGCCGGGGCGGGCTCGGGTCTGTCAGGCCTGACCGAGCTGGTCGGCGACGAGGGCACCCTGACGTGGGGAGCGTCGGGTTCCGTGTGGACGCTCACGTTGTCCTTCGAGGCGGCACCCGATCCTCACGCATCCTGA
- a CDS encoding response regulator transcription factor, protein MTIRVLVADDQAMIRGALAGLLNLEHDIEVVAQAGDGAQALEELARLAKSAESARAKAPVDVAIIDVEMPRMDGITATEAIRTRFPGVRVLVVTTFGRPGYLQRALAAGASGFMVKDAPVEDLVDGVRTVAAGGRSIDQSLAIDALSAGSSPLTAREADVLREVEGGGTIADIAHSLGLSQGTVRNHVSSSMLKMDARTRAEAASLARAAGWL, encoded by the coding sequence GTGACCATTCGCGTGCTCGTGGCCGACGACCAGGCGATGATTCGCGGCGCGCTTGCGGGGCTGCTCAATCTTGAGCACGACATTGAGGTCGTCGCGCAGGCTGGCGACGGAGCACAAGCACTGGAGGAGCTGGCGCGCCTCGCCAAGTCCGCCGAATCAGCGCGGGCGAAGGCTCCCGTGGACGTTGCCATCATCGATGTCGAGATGCCGCGCATGGATGGGATCACGGCGACGGAGGCGATTCGCACGCGCTTCCCGGGCGTGCGGGTCCTCGTGGTCACGACCTTCGGGCGCCCCGGCTACCTCCAGCGGGCGCTGGCCGCGGGAGCCTCTGGCTTCATGGTGAAGGATGCGCCGGTTGAAGATCTCGTCGACGGCGTGCGAACGGTGGCCGCCGGTGGCCGCTCGATCGACCAGAGCCTAGCAATCGACGCGCTGTCCGCCGGGTCCTCCCCGCTCACCGCGCGCGAAGCCGACGTACTCCGCGAGGTCGAGGGCGGCGGCACCATCGCTGACATTGCCCACTCGCTGGGGCTCAGCCAGGGGACGGTGCGCAACCATGTGTCCTCGTCGATGCTGAAAATGGACGCGCGTACCCGAGCCGAGGCCGCATCCCTCGCCCGCGCCGCAGGCTGGTTGTAG
- a CDS encoding VanZ family protein — MYTAINWALDLGLYAGVCAIACVLRWLIGRRQDRARLSSQAAAPDASSSQRPNGSDLTVSDALPLIYRRSNQTGALLPREENPDTPKTSEIPVIAPPATSKWRLPRALPLAWILYLAGLLIFTLLPLPSDPVAACAAIIHWDNYTPFGSFVAVVDQFRDGEPLRGSLYALSILLNVALFVPLGALAETTWRIRRMRRAPEEAPADGSRLARSIPHRRFFAWVAIGCAVSCLIELTQYTGLFGVVPCTYRVVDIDDVIMNTLGTYLGVLMLPLMARHSRFMGV, encoded by the coding sequence ATGTACACGGCAATCAACTGGGCGCTTGATCTTGGGCTATACGCTGGCGTCTGTGCGATCGCGTGCGTGCTGCGGTGGCTGATCGGCCGTCGTCAAGACCGTGCTCGACTCAGTTCCCAGGCAGCGGCTCCCGATGCGTCTTCGTCACAGCGCCCGAACGGCTCGGATTTGACGGTCTCCGACGCCCTGCCGCTCATCTACCGTCGCTCGAATCAGACGGGGGCCCTGCTGCCGCGCGAGGAAAACCCGGACACCCCGAAGACGTCGGAGATTCCGGTGATCGCGCCCCCTGCCACGTCGAAGTGGAGGCTCCCGCGAGCTTTGCCGCTCGCCTGGATCCTGTACCTTGCGGGCCTGCTGATTTTCACGCTGCTGCCACTGCCTTCAGACCCGGTGGCCGCGTGTGCCGCGATCATCCACTGGGATAACTACACGCCCTTCGGGTCGTTCGTGGCGGTCGTCGATCAGTTCCGTGACGGGGAGCCCCTGCGTGGCAGCCTGTATGCCCTGTCGATCCTGCTCAACGTCGCCCTGTTTGTGCCCTTGGGTGCCCTCGCGGAGACCACGTGGCGTATACGTCGTATGCGTCGCGCACCCGAGGAGGCACCCGCCGACGGTAGTCGCCTGGCCCGTTCGATTCCGCACCGCCGCTTCTTCGCGTGGGTGGCGATCGGCTGCGCCGTCTCCTGCCTCATTGAGCTGACGCAGTACACGGGCCTCTTCGGCGTCGTGCCCTGCACCTACCGCGTCGTTGACATCGACGATGTCATCATGAACACCCTCGGCACGTACCTGGGAGTGCTCATGCTGCCCCTCATGGCGCGCCACTCGCGCTTCATGGGCGTGTAG
- a CDS encoding HNH endonuclease family protein has translation MARKRRRSVGDTIVLLVILAALVWAFVPGVGWDLLGLRSRLGWPPLRSGQALASLPDSEAARQLRELTVRESVDDPDAPAYKREVFGQRWEDTDRNGCDTRNDILARDLARPTFKPDTRDCVVLSGTLAEPYTGATIEFQRGDKTSSLVQIDHVVALADAWRSGAWQWDAQRRQEFANDPENLLAVDGAANEDKSASSADQWLPPNTAFRCDYVKRQIAVKNAYGLSVTRAEQDALAEQLSACTG, from the coding sequence ATGGCGCGTAAGCGACGGAGGAGCGTCGGGGACACGATTGTCCTGCTCGTGATCCTCGCTGCCCTTGTGTGGGCCTTCGTGCCGGGCGTGGGCTGGGACCTACTGGGTTTGCGATCGCGCCTTGGTTGGCCGCCGCTGCGCAGCGGTCAGGCCCTGGCTTCCCTGCCGGACAGCGAAGCGGCCCGCCAGCTGCGTGAGCTCACGGTGCGCGAGTCGGTCGATGATCCCGATGCTCCCGCATATAAGCGCGAGGTCTTCGGGCAGCGCTGGGAGGACACCGACCGCAACGGCTGTGACACTCGCAATGACATCCTCGCCCGCGACCTGGCGCGTCCCACCTTCAAGCCGGATACTCGCGACTGCGTCGTCCTCTCCGGTACCCTCGCCGAGCCGTACACGGGGGCCACGATCGAGTTCCAGAGGGGGGATAAGACCTCGTCCCTGGTGCAGATTGACCACGTCGTCGCACTCGCGGACGCGTGGCGATCGGGGGCGTGGCAGTGGGATGCTCAGCGCCGCCAAGAGTTCGCCAATGACCCTGAGAACCTACTCGCGGTGGACGGGGCCGCGAACGAGGACAAGTCGGCATCGTCCGCGGACCAGTGGCTGCCGCCGAATACCGCGTTCCGTTGCGACTATGTGAAGCGTCAGATCGCCGTTAAGAATGCGTATGGGCTGAGCGTCACGCGCGCCGAGCAGGACGCTCTCGCCGAACAACTGTCAGCCTGCACCGGATGA
- a CDS encoding amino acid permease: MNPKSASVPSSPAASGSTSERKRFKTWHLSMMALGLAIGAGFFLGTGSAIHQAGPAVIVSYALAAIIVVSVMMALAELASSLPTTGSFSSYAEAGIGRWAGFTIGWLYWVMLIMVSGLEVTGAATFFVGWFPSVPQWVIALFIVVVIGGINLLAAGQYGEIEAWLSMVKIIAIIAFLCVGAYLVARTAIVGPLPGHEGVLHNVLGHNGFMPNGVSGVAVALLAVITSFGGLEIVTIAAAEAEDPQAAMSSAIRSVVTRIFVFYVGSVVLLVALLPWDSEAMNTNAFAAVLEMAGVPAVGTLMNVIIFMALISAFSANIYASSRMVYSLSARDMGPRWLLGASASNKAHAQAVVKAALEDDEAVLAAEMEGDIEAGRTPKRAVGLVVVLALLAVLGNWYLPGSILSMLINAIGMVLLIVWTFIIISLMRLHPSLERSGSLVIRMPGWPWLPWLVLVCLGGIGILMLVNDEGRAQLASMGALTLIIVVIYFVRQLVGSRTKA; this comes from the coding sequence GTGAATCCCAAATCAGCATCCGTTCCTTCGTCCCCCGCCGCGTCGGGTTCCACTTCCGAGCGGAAGCGTTTTAAGACATGGCACCTGTCCATGATGGCCCTGGGCCTCGCCATTGGCGCAGGCTTCTTCCTTGGTACCGGTTCTGCGATCCACCAGGCAGGACCCGCTGTCATCGTGTCCTACGCGCTGGCCGCCATCATCGTCGTGTCGGTCATGATGGCACTCGCCGAGCTGGCTTCGTCCCTGCCGACGACGGGTTCCTTCTCGTCGTACGCCGAGGCCGGGATCGGACGGTGGGCAGGTTTTACGATCGGCTGGCTGTATTGGGTCATGCTCATCATGGTGTCGGGCCTGGAAGTCACGGGTGCAGCAACGTTCTTTGTCGGCTGGTTCCCTTCGGTCCCGCAGTGGGTGATTGCCCTGTTCATCGTTGTGGTAATCGGTGGCATCAACCTGCTGGCGGCCGGACAGTACGGCGAGATCGAGGCCTGGCTCTCGATGGTGAAGATCATCGCGATCATCGCCTTCCTGTGTGTGGGCGCGTATCTGGTTGCGCGCACGGCGATTGTTGGCCCCCTTCCGGGCCACGAAGGCGTGCTGCACAACGTCCTGGGCCACAACGGATTCATGCCGAACGGAGTCTCGGGTGTCGCTGTGGCTCTCCTGGCCGTCATCACGTCCTTCGGTGGCCTTGAGATCGTCACGATTGCCGCCGCCGAAGCCGAGGATCCCCAAGCCGCCATGAGTAGCGCGATCCGCTCGGTCGTCACCCGCATTTTCGTGTTCTACGTCGGCTCCGTTGTCCTGCTGGTCGCGCTACTGCCGTGGGATAGCGAGGCGATGAACACGAACGCCTTCGCTGCCGTCCTCGAGATGGCGGGCGTCCCCGCGGTCGGGACGCTCATGAATGTCATCATCTTCATGGCGCTCATCTCCGCGTTCTCCGCAAACATCTACGCATCGTCCCGCATGGTCTACTCGCTGTCGGCCCGCGACATGGGTCCGCGCTGGCTGCTGGGTGCGTCCGCATCCAACAAGGCCCACGCTCAGGCAGTCGTGAAGGCCGCCCTCGAGGATGACGAGGCCGTCCTGGCCGCCGAGATGGAGGGGGACATCGAAGCGGGTCGTACCCCGAAGCGCGCGGTCGGCCTCGTCGTGGTCCTGGCGCTGCTGGCGGTTCTGGGCAACTGGTACCTGCCCGGCTCGATCCTGAGTATGCTCATCAACGCGATCGGCATGGTCCTGCTGATCGTGTGGACCTTCATCATCATCTCGCTGATGCGGCTCCACCCGTCTCTGGAGCGCTCGGGTTCCCTGGTGATCCGCATGCCCGGATGGCCGTGGCTGCCGTGGCTGGTCCTCGTTTGCCTGGGTGGCATCGGCATCCTCATGCTCGTGAACGACGAGGGCAGGGCTCAGCTGGCCTCGATGGGCGCGCTGACGCTCATCATCGTGGTGATTTACTTCGTGCGTCAGCTGGTGGGTTCTCGCACGAAGGCCTAG
- a CDS encoding trimeric intracellular cation channel family protein, which translates to MHLLDALNNSLPEVFRAIDLMGVLLNGILGGKVARERNFDAVGFCILAIMTALAGGMIRDLLLATRTGAPVAITDPYYLWFAIVGALIAMAFRMDSRAWSVLLVIADGMVLGCWSATGAIKTLDAGFAIMPAILLGIMTAIGGGMVRDISAGLVPRVFGGNNLYATPAFACSLVTVVFWHMGQPVLGMGASIVVGLIFTGMAHWRRWRLPQTREWTITLTYSQLKALRRARR; encoded by the coding sequence ATGCACCTGCTCGACGCACTGAATAACTCCCTGCCCGAGGTCTTCCGAGCCATCGACCTCATGGGCGTGCTCCTTAACGGTATCCTCGGCGGAAAGGTCGCCCGAGAGCGAAACTTCGACGCCGTCGGCTTCTGCATTCTTGCGATTATGACGGCCCTCGCGGGCGGCATGATCCGTGATCTGCTCCTGGCGACGCGCACCGGGGCACCCGTCGCAATCACAGACCCCTACTACCTGTGGTTCGCCATCGTCGGTGCCCTCATCGCGATGGCCTTCCGCATGGATTCTCGAGCCTGGTCGGTGCTTCTCGTCATCGCCGACGGCATGGTGTTGGGCTGTTGGAGTGCGACCGGTGCGATCAAGACCCTCGACGCGGGCTTCGCGATCATGCCGGCGATCCTCCTGGGCATCATGACGGCGATCGGAGGCGGCATGGTCCGAGACATCTCCGCGGGCCTAGTGCCGCGCGTTTTCGGAGGCAATAACCTCTATGCCACGCCCGCCTTCGCGTGTTCGCTGGTGACGGTCGTGTTCTGGCACATGGGCCAGCCGGTCCTCGGCATGGGCGCGTCCATCGTCGTGGGCCTCATCTTCACTGGAATGGCGCATTGGCGCCGCTGGAGGCTCCCGCAGACCCGAGAGTGGACCATCACTCTCACATATTCGCAGCTGAAAGCTCTGCGTAGAGCCAGACGTTAG